The proteins below are encoded in one region of Candidatus Zixiibacteriota bacterium:
- a CDS encoding CBS domain-containing protein produces the protein MVKINDIIQAQGERKILSISPQSSVGDALELIVKERIGALPVFEGEDNLVGIITERDILWRMHKEGQDALQRQVSDVMTAKVIVGVLDDDIEVAETFMTVNRFRHLPVMDGSKLVGMISIGDLVKSQIKNLKVQNRYLKDYITGKYPG, from the coding sequence ATGGTGAAAATCAATGACATAATACAGGCTCAGGGAGAGAGAAAGATCTTAAGCATCAGCCCGCAGTCATCGGTCGGCGATGCTCTGGAACTGATAGTCAAAGAGCGTATCGGCGCACTGCCGGTATTCGAGGGAGAAGATAACCTGGTCGGAATCATTACCGAGCGTGATATCCTCTGGCGGATGCACAAGGAAGGCCAGGACGCCCTCCAGCGTCAAGTCAGTGATGTGATGACCGCAAAAGTGATCGTCGGTGTGCTCGATGATGATATCGAGGTAGCTGAAACCTTCATGACAGTCAACAGGTTTCGTCATCTTCCGGTTATGGACGGCAGTAAGCTGGTGGGCATGATTTCAATCGGTGACCTGGTCAAGAGCCAGATCAAAAATCTGAAAGTACAGAACCGTTACCTTAAGGATTATATCACCGGCAAGTATCCCGGATGA
- a CDS encoding acetolactate synthase large subunit, translating to MKVSDLIVDCLEAEGVKYVFGVPGEETEDLLFSLENSSIEFVPTRLELGAAFMADVFGRLTGKAGVCLATLGPGATNLITGVADAHLDKAPIVAITGQGSSDRIHKESHQNLDIVNLFKPITKWNASIRNPHITTEVVRKAFKLAEMEKPGATHFELPEDIAARECDLEPIQPVRVRRAAPDYKAINQALELLGKAKRPLILAGNGAIRKMASKHLREFVQKTGIPVVSTFMGKGAISDDSPCSLYTVGLQARDIHMDAIEKADLIITIGYDIAEYAPEHWNKRKDNKIIHIDFMPAEVYEFYQPEIEIVCDISAVLWDLNIQFKSAESRYDSGWYEPIREAIKADIESYRLNEKDKFTIPGVLAIIRDILKAGDILISDVGSHKMWIGRNYPVYEPNSVIISNGLASMGIALPGGIAAKLAYPDRRVVAAMGDGGFLMNSQEIETACRCGVGFTILVFNDNDYGLISWKQIGHTGKKFGTVLTNPDYVKYAESFGIEGYSPKTLDELRAVLDTTISSQKLTIVEIPIDPSVNYELSKKLNQNNK from the coding sequence ATGAAAGTTTCCGACCTCATCGTCGACTGCCTCGAGGCCGAGGGAGTAAAGTATGTCTTCGGTGTTCCCGGTGAAGAGACCGAAGACCTGCTGTTTTCGCTGGAAAACTCCAGCATAGAATTTGTCCCCACGCGACTGGAACTGGGGGCTGCTTTTATGGCGGATGTTTTCGGCAGACTGACCGGCAAGGCGGGTGTATGCCTGGCTACCCTGGGCCCGGGAGCCACCAACCTGATCACCGGTGTCGCCGATGCCCATCTGGATAAAGCGCCGATAGTTGCAATCACCGGCCAGGGTTCTTCCGATCGCATTCATAAAGAAAGCCACCAGAATCTAGACATAGTAAACCTGTTTAAACCGATCACAAAGTGGAACGCCTCGATCCGCAATCCACATATCACGACCGAGGTTGTGCGCAAAGCTTTCAAGCTGGCGGAGATGGAAAAACCGGGAGCCACACATTTCGAACTGCCCGAGGATATCGCTGCCCGAGAATGCGATCTCGAACCGATTCAACCTGTCCGCGTACGTCGTGCCGCGCCCGACTACAAGGCGATCAACCAGGCCCTGGAACTTTTGGGGAAGGCAAAGAGACCTCTTATTCTGGCCGGCAACGGGGCGATTCGCAAGATGGCTTCCAAGCACCTGCGGGAATTCGTCCAGAAAACTGGCATACCGGTTGTCTCCACTTTTATGGGCAAGGGAGCGATATCGGACGACAGCCCCTGTTCACTCTACACGGTCGGTCTGCAAGCGCGCGATATCCACATGGACGCGATAGAAAAAGCCGACCTGATCATAACGATCGGATACGATATTGCTGAATACGCCCCGGAGCATTGGAATAAACGTAAAGACAATAAAATTATTCATATAGATTTTATGCCGGCTGAGGTCTATGAGTTCTATCAGCCCGAAATCGAGATAGTATGCGATATCTCGGCCGTCCTGTGGGACCTGAATATACAGTTTAAAAGCGCTGAATCGCGCTATGACAGCGGATGGTACGAACCGATCCGCGAAGCGATCAAAGCAGACATAGAATCCTACCGGCTAAATGAAAAAGATAAGTTTACCATACCGGGGGTACTGGCGATTATCAGAGATATTCTCAAGGCGGGTGATATCCTGATTTCAGATGTCGGCAGTCACAAAATGTGGATCGGCCGCAACTACCCGGTTTATGAACCGAACTCGGTGATAATTTCGAATGGCCTGGCCAGCATGGGAATCGCCCTTCCGGGGGGAATCGCCGCCAAGCTGGCGTACCCCGACAGGCGGGTGGTTGCGGCTATGGGTGACGGTGGATTCTTGATGAATTCGCAGGAGATCGAAACCGCTTGCAGGTGTGGTGTCGGATTTACGATCCTGGTATTCAACGACAACGACTACGGTTTGATTTCCTGGAAGCAGATTGGACATACCGGCAAAAAATTCGGTACCGTCCTGACTAATCCCGATTATGTCAAGTACGCCGAAAGTTTCGGAATCGAAGGTTATTCACCGAAAACCCTCGATGAACTGCGCGCTGTGCTCGATACCACGATCAGCTCGCAGAAACTTACTATAGTCGAAATTCCAATCGATCCATCGGTCAATTACGAACTCAGCAAGAAACTGAATCAAAACAATAAATAA
- a CDS encoding aldehyde dehydrogenase family protein, with the protein MKTVNPATGEVIKDYSEHNPEQIDQILGDVDKTWLEWRESDFGKRRELMNKAASVLRDNQDEYAREMSMEMGKPISESRAEVEKCAWVCEYYAENAEKFLADEIIETDAKTSFVAFQPIGTVLAIMPWNFPFWQVFRFAAPALMAGNTGVLKHASNVPGSALKIEEVFRKAGFPENAFRTLLIGSSAVEKVIRDDRIKAVTLTGSEPAGMKVAATAGNVLKKTVLELGGSDPYIVLEDADMPTCVNTSARARMINTGQSCIAAKRFIVVESRLEEFEHAQAEIMGNMKVGDPLDEETQVGPLARMDLLKELDEQVQQSLTMGARLLTGGRKKDGPGAFYLPTVLTNCKKGMKAYDEETFGPVSAIIPVSDMEEAIAVANDSSFGLGGSVWTQDPEKGEYVARKVVTGAMFVNGMTKSDPRLPFGGVKKSGYGRELSHYGIREFVNIKTIWMG; encoded by the coding sequence ATGAAGACAGTCAATCCAGCCACCGGCGAAGTCATAAAAGATTACAGCGAACACAATCCCGAACAGATCGACCAGATACTAGGCGATGTAGATAAAACCTGGCTGGAATGGCGCGAATCGGATTTTGGAAAACGCCGCGAATTGATGAATAAGGCCGCTTCTGTACTGCGCGATAACCAGGACGAATATGCGCGCGAGATGTCGATGGAAATGGGTAAACCGATCAGCGAGTCCCGCGCTGAGGTGGAAAAATGCGCCTGGGTCTGCGAATACTACGCCGAAAACGCCGAAAAATTTTTAGCCGATGAGATAATCGAAACCGACGCTAAAACAAGCTTTGTCGCCTTTCAGCCGATCGGTACCGTATTGGCGATCATGCCCTGGAATTTTCCATTCTGGCAGGTTTTCAGGTTCGCCGCTCCGGCCCTGATGGCGGGCAACACCGGCGTACTCAAGCATGCTTCCAACGTACCCGGAAGCGCACTCAAAATTGAAGAGGTCTTCCGTAAGGCTGGATTTCCAGAAAATGCTTTCCGCACACTGTTGATAGGATCCTCCGCGGTGGAAAAGGTTATCAGGGATGATCGTATCAAGGCAGTAACTCTCACAGGCTCCGAACCGGCCGGTATGAAAGTGGCCGCCACCGCTGGAAACGTGCTCAAAAAGACCGTCCTCGAACTGGGTGGTTCAGATCCGTATATCGTTTTGGAAGATGCCGATATGCCGACCTGCGTTAACACTTCCGCCAGGGCTCGTATGATAAACACCGGTCAGAGCTGTATTGCCGCCAAACGCTTTATAGTAGTCGAATCCCGTCTGGAGGAGTTCGAACATGCCCAGGCGGAAATTATGGGCAATATGAAAGTCGGTGATCCACTCGACGAAGAGACACAGGTTGGCCCTTTGGCTCGTATGGACCTCCTGAAGGAACTGGATGAGCAGGTCCAGCAGTCGCTCACCATGGGCGCGCGACTTCTGACCGGCGGTAGAAAAAAAGACGGTCCGGGGGCGTTTTATCTGCCGACGGTGCTGACCAACTGCAAGAAAGGTATGAAAGCCTACGATGAAGAGACTTTCGGCCCGGTATCGGCAATAATTCCGGTCTCGGATATGGAGGAGGCTATTGCGGTCGCCAATGACTCATCGTTCGGGCTGGGTGGATCGGTCTGGACACAGGATCCCGAAAAAGGTGAATACGTCGCCCGAAAGGTCGTGACGGGCGCGATGTTTGTCAACGGTATGACCAAATCCGACCCCCGTCTGCCGTTTGGCGGAGTCAAAAAATCCGGCTACGGACGCGAGTTGTCTCATTACGGCATTCGCGAGTTCGTCAATATCAAAACGATCTGGATGGGTTGA
- a CDS encoding DUF393 domain-containing protein, translating to MFKPAIIYDSNCRLCTSVVCFLSSQDIDGRFVYLWRESEQAEKLLDEIEYPKEQTDTIILITPKKYHTRSSAALNICRILGGVWEMLYIFMLIPRGLRDRIYRFIVINRYKLFGRKRSCELPPVFTRVGQD from the coding sequence ATGTTTAAACCGGCAATCATATATGATTCAAATTGCAGGCTGTGTACCAGCGTGGTCTGTTTTCTGAGCTCGCAGGATATCGACGGAAGGTTCGTCTATCTCTGGCGTGAATCCGAACAGGCCGAAAAGCTCCTGGATGAAATCGAGTATCCAAAAGAGCAGACTGATACAATAATTCTAATCACTCCGAAAAAGTATCACACCAGAAGTTCAGCCGCATTAAATATCTGTCGCATACTGGGTGGAGTATGGGAGATGCTGTATATCTTCATGTTGATTCCACGCGGTTTGCGCGACAGAATATATAGATTCATCGTGATAAACCGCTACAAGCTATTTGGTCGCAAACGTTCCTGTGAGCTTCCCCCTGTCTTCACCCGTGTCGGGCAAGATTAG
- a CDS encoding biotin attachment protein, giving the protein MITAKKPKTVRVMFTPFRDGLQSSFGGKVRLNDFLPAMKLAAEAGIRHFEFGGGARYQAPYFYLGEDPFEDMQKIRDTVGPDADLQILTRSVSGVTLTTQSIEGLQLQAKLMKEYGTTWDRNFDYMNDVRNLINTGKPIVEAGMHHQCCIALMGLPFESDKVHTPDFYINIGKQLLEGDVQIDSLCLKDASGTTDPNTIYETVKGLKKIMPSDMLLWLHTHDTASTAVACYMAGIEGGVDGIDLSCRPMASGTVQPDVRSMAHALKGTGYSLDIDPKRMPEIERELAELMKEYNFNPTTTSADARVLGFPMPGGAIGPNVHMMVKAGILDKYSEVLEEFPVVVKAGGAWTSVTPGSQQYWLQAFNNVLYGRWEKINDGYGKAVLGYFGRTPLPPDPEVVKKASEQLEMEPFTGDPLEAAPKNIGKAKEALEERSLPVNDKNIFLVLASMVPGKKMELNEGIRLLTGKPRIDIPLKKKDEPKPDKKAVSAPQARMESAPTVSGPVKSRLTVEENGRKRTFTITMEPAGGGASQPAPQAVETSAPASDNGTPVHHSFAGSVEVVDINVKVGDSVSEGQVIAAVEAMKAKHDIKAPKSGKVSNIQAEIGDEIDSTQPILTIS; this is encoded by the coding sequence ATGATAACAGCCAAAAAGCCCAAAACAGTTCGTGTGATGTTCACACCTTTCCGCGACGGGCTTCAGAGCTCGTTCGGCGGTAAGGTGCGCCTGAATGATTTTCTGCCGGCAATGAAGCTGGCGGCCGAAGCTGGAATTCGCCACTTCGAATTCGGTGGTGGAGCCCGATACCAGGCACCCTACTTCTACCTCGGCGAAGATCCGTTCGAGGATATGCAGAAAATCCGGGACACAGTCGGTCCCGATGCCGACCTGCAGATTTTGACCCGTTCCGTCTCAGGAGTAACCCTGACCACGCAGTCAATCGAGGGTCTGCAGCTTCAGGCCAAGCTGATGAAAGAGTATGGTACTACCTGGGATCGCAACTTCGATTACATGAACGATGTACGCAACCTGATCAATACCGGCAAGCCGATCGTCGAGGCTGGAATGCACCACCAGTGCTGTATCGCCCTGATGGGTCTGCCGTTCGAATCCGACAAGGTTCATACACCGGATTTCTATATCAATATCGGCAAACAGCTTCTCGAAGGCGATGTGCAGATCGATTCCCTCTGCCTCAAGGATGCCAGCGGGACGACTGATCCGAATACGATCTATGAAACTGTTAAGGGGCTCAAGAAGATTATGCCCTCGGATATGCTCCTCTGGCTTCATACCCATGACACCGCTTCAACCGCGGTCGCCTGCTATATGGCCGGGATCGAGGGCGGAGTCGACGGTATCGATCTCTCCTGTCGCCCGATGGCTTCCGGAACGGTTCAGCCGGATGTGCGTTCGATGGCTCATGCCCTCAAGGGCACAGGCTACTCTCTCGATATAGATCCCAAGCGGATGCCCGAAATCGAGCGCGAACTGGCCGAGTTGATGAAGGAATATAATTTCAACCCGACTACGACCTCGGCTGATGCTCGTGTACTCGGCTTCCCTATGCCGGGTGGTGCGATCGGACCCAATGTGCACATGATGGTTAAAGCTGGTATTCTCGATAAATACTCCGAAGTTCTCGAGGAATTCCCGGTTGTGGTAAAAGCCGGAGGCGCCTGGACCTCGGTTACCCCGGGTAGCCAGCAGTATTGGTTGCAGGCTTTCAACAACGTGCTCTATGGACGCTGGGAGAAAATCAATGACGGCTACGGTAAAGCCGTGCTCGGATACTTTGGACGCACACCGCTTCCCCCGGATCCGGAAGTTGTCAAGAAAGCCTCTGAGCAACTCGAGATGGAACCGTTTACCGGAGATCCCCTGGAGGCCGCGCCGAAAAATATCGGCAAAGCGAAAGAAGCTCTCGAGGAACGCAGTTTGCCGGTCAACGACAAGAATATCTTCCTGGTCCTGGCTTCGATGGTGCCCGGCAAGAAGATGGAACTCAACGAGGGTATCCGTCTGCTGACCGGAAAACCGCGAATCGATATTCCTCTCAAGAAGAAAGATGAACCGAAGCCTGATAAAAAAGCGGTATCCGCACCGCAGGCCAGAATGGAATCCGCGCCAACCGTCAGCGGACCGGTCAAATCCCGTTTGACCGTGGAGGAAAACGGTCGCAAACGAACCTTTACAATAACTATGGAGCCGGCAGGTGGCGGAGCCTCACAACCCGCGCCTCAGGCAGTCGAAACATCCGCGCCGGCCTCCGACAACGGCACCCCGGTGCATCATTCTTTCGCTGGATCAGTTGAAGTAGTCGATATCAATGTCAAAGTCGGCGATTCCGTCTCGGAAGGACAGGTTATCGCCGCGGTCGAGGCGATGAAAGCCAAGCATGACATCAAAGCGCCGAAATCAGGCAAGGTCTCGAATATCCAGGCCGAAATCGGCGATGAAATCGATTCAACTCAACCGATCTTAACCATCTCATAG
- a CDS encoding sodium ion-translocating decarboxylase subunit beta — protein sequence METLTELIQNSGLANLDWGNLVMFVIAGVLIYLAITKNYEPLLLIPIGFGTILANLPLAEMGAYDNGIIALIYKSGIKTELLPPIIFLGVGVLTDFRPLLGRPITFMLGAAAQLGIFVAALGAAYLLGFTYKEAAAIGIIGGADGPTSIFLASQLAPHLLGPIAVAAYSYMSLVPIIQPPIIRMFTSKKEREIDMPQARPVSKTAVILFPIVTGIIASLAIPSAAPLIGLLMFGNLLRECGVTERLRKTAGGALIDIVTLFLGLAVGATMAAEHFLTWQTIMILVLGAFAFAFSTAGGLVFAKIINLFLPGTKKINPCIGAAGVSAVPMAARVVQKFVSDQTNGRVNPLMPAMGPNVAGVIGSAVAAGIFLSLLT from the coding sequence ATGGAGACATTAACAGAGCTGATACAGAATTCGGGGCTGGCCAATCTCGACTGGGGCAACCTGGTAATGTTCGTGATTGCCGGGGTTTTGATCTATCTGGCGATCACGAAGAACTATGAACCACTTCTATTGATTCCGATCGGTTTCGGAACGATCCTGGCAAACCTGCCTTTAGCCGAGATGGGGGCCTATGACAATGGAATAATCGCGCTGATATACAAATCAGGAATCAAGACCGAGCTTCTCCCCCCGATCATCTTCCTGGGGGTAGGTGTGCTGACCGATTTTCGCCCGCTTCTGGGACGTCCGATCACCTTTATGCTGGGGGCCGCCGCACAGCTGGGTATCTTCGTGGCCGCGCTCGGGGCGGCTTACCTTTTGGGCTTCACTTACAAAGAAGCCGCCGCGATAGGTATAATCGGTGGTGCTGATGGCCCGACATCGATCTTTTTGGCCTCACAGCTGGCACCTCACCTGCTGGGACCGATCGCCGTGGCGGCCTACAGCTACATGTCGCTGGTACCGATAATCCAGCCCCCGATAATCAGGATGTTCACCAGTAAAAAGGAACGCGAGATCGATATGCCACAGGCCCGTCCGGTTTCCAAAACCGCGGTAATCCTGTTCCCGATCGTGACCGGAATCATCGCTTCACTGGCAATCCCTTCGGCCGCTCCACTGATCGGGCTTCTGATGTTCGGCAACCTGCTCCGTGAATGCGGTGTGACCGAACGCCTGCGCAAAACCGCGGGAGGCGCATTAATCGATATCGTCACGCTCTTTCTGGGTCTGGCTGTCGGCGCAACTATGGCCGCGGAACACTTCTTGACCTGGCAGACGATCATGATCCTGGTGCTGGGCGCGTTCGCATTTGCCTTCAGTACGGCTGGTGGTTTGGTTTTCGCTAAAATCATTAACCTGTTCTTACCCGGTACCAAAAAGATCAACCCCTGTATCGGCGCCGCCGGTGTTTCGGCTGTACCGATGGCCGCCCGGGTGGTCCAGAAATTTGTCTCGGATCAGACTAACGGCAGGGTCAATCCGCTGATGCCCGCCATGGGACCCAATGTGGCCGGTGTAATCGGGTCTGCAGTTGCGGCTGGAATCTTTTTGAGCC